One Silene latifolia isolate original U9 population chromosome 4, ASM4854445v1, whole genome shotgun sequence DNA segment encodes these proteins:
- the LOC141651914 gene encoding uncharacterized protein LOC141651914 has translation MTFSEASGLCMNKNKSDVYLNGVNDSLATNLVRLAGFQLGQFPFRYLGVPISYKRLSVADCSRVVDKIVARIRGWGAKHLSYAGRLVLVKAVLTQLHVYWARIFLLPKRVIHKVESICRNYLWAGTAEYKHSPPVAWETCCLPKEHGGLGIVNCSLWNAALLGKYACWAWKQICKIKEMLKPGFLNGAWDGAYTIQKGYTWLLGPNQKKDWAPLVWNRVCVPKHNFSTWIFVQQRFLTQDRMNNFVLAATADMVTDPVAGRCGGLAHSVEMLFLAQKAGGYGSDFRSDISHLGMQK, from the exons ATGACCTTCTCTGAAGCTTCTGGGTTATGCATGAATAAGAACAAGTCTGATGTTTATCTGAATGGTGTGAATGACAGTCTAGCTACCAATCTGGTCAGGCTTGCAGGGTTTCAGTTGGGACAATTCCCTTTTCGTTATTTGGGTGTGCCAATTTCTTATAAAAGACTGAGTGTAGCAGACTGTAGTAGGGTGGTGGATAAGATTGTAGCAAGGATTCGAGGTTGGGGTGCTAAACATCTTAGCTATGCTGGGAGGCTAGTGTTGGTTAAAGCTGTCCTTACTCAGTTACATGTGTATTGGGCTAGGATCTTTCTGTTACCAAAAAGAGTGATCCATAAGGTGGAGAGCATCTGCAGAAATTACTTATGGGCAGGGACTGCAGAGTACAAGCACTCTCCTCCTGTGGCTTGGGAGACCTGTTGCTTACCAAAGGAGCATGGTGGTTTGGGTATAGTTAATTGTTCTCTGTGGAATGCTGCTCTTCTTGGCAAATATGCGTG CTGGGCATGGAAACAAATCTGTAAGATTAAGGAGATGCTTAAGCCTGGTTTTTTGAATGGTGCGTGGGATGGCGCTTACACTATTCAGAAGGGGTATACCTGGCTTCTTGGTCCAAATCAGAAGAAGGATTGGGCTCCTCTTGTTTGGAATAGAGTTTGTGTGCCCAAGCACAATTTCAGTACCTGGATTTTTGTTCAGCAGAGGTTCCTCACTCAAGATAGGATGAATAATTTTG TGCTTGCTGCTACTGCAGACATGGTTACAGATCCAGTGGCAGGGAGATGTGGTGGCTTGGCTCATTCGGTGGAGATGCTGTTCCTTGCTCAAAAAGCAGGTGGTTATGGCAGCGATTTCAGGTCTGATATATCACATTTGGGAATGCAGAAATAA
- the LOC141652403 gene encoding abscisic acid receptor PYR1-like yields MEQLPEQQQSTQNDDVPMEDPQLEPELDPETTTTSHHSTTPPGLTPSEFAELIPYVTEFHTYRVKPRHQCSSLLAQKIHAPRAIVWSILRAFDKPQIYKHFIKSCTVGPNFTLAVGSTRDVHVISGLPAATSTERLDMLDDNRCVTGFTIIGGEHRLRNYHSVTTLHTLPGAREGDEWTVVLESYVVDVPEGNTVDDTRLFADTVVKLNLQKLGSVAVGLAREAAANGNASGS; encoded by the coding sequence ATGGAGCAACTACcagaacaacaacaatcaacccaAAACGACGACGTTCCCATGGAAGATCCCCAACTCGAACCCGAACTCGATCCTGAAACCACCACAACATCCCACCATTCAACCACCCCGCCAGGGCTAACCCCCTCCGAGTTCGCCGAGTTAATCCCTTACGTGACCGAGTTCCACACCTACCGAGTCAAACCCCGACACCAATGCTCATCCCTACTCGCCCAAAAAATACACGCTCCACGCGCCATCGTCTGGTCAATCCTACGTGCTTTCGACAAACCTCAAATTTACAAACACTTCATAAAATCATGCACCGTAGGCCCCAACTTCACACTCGCGGTGGGCTCCACGCGCGACGTACACGTGATCTCGGGTCTCCCGGCCGCGACAAGCACTGAACGTCTCGACATGTTAGACGATAACCGCTGCGTTACCGGGTTCACGATCATTGGTGGGGAGCATAGGTTGAGGAATTACCACTCCGTGACTACCTTACACACGCTCCCTGGCGCGCGTGAGGGTGATGAGTGGACCGTCGTCTTAGAATCTTATGTTGTAGATGTGCCAGAGGGGAATACGGTGGATGACACGCGCTTGTTCGCCGATACTGTTGTGAAGTTGAACCTTCAGAAGTTGGGTTCTGTGGCGGTCGGGTTGGCGCGTGAGGCTGCTGCTAATGGAAATGCGAGTGGGAGTTGA